The uncultured Desulfobulbus sp. genome window below encodes:
- a CDS encoding DUF3553 domain-containing protein: MLNKFNALRVSFEKGETLSGGTMKKNLSKGENVRHKARAEWGIGTIASVDSCGTIVVVFEGNRTFSIAKGINFLIKVDKKGRKIKPDAS; the protein is encoded by the coding sequence ATGTTAAATAAGTTTAATGCATTGCGCGTGTCTTTCGAGAAAGGAGAGACACTCTCTGGAGGAACAATGAAAAAAAACTTGAGCAAAGGCGAAAATGTGCGACATAAGGCGCGGGCTGAATGGGGGATTGGTACAATCGCCTCCGTTGACAGTTGCGGTACTATAGTGGTTGTCTTTGAAGGCAATAGAACTTTTTCAATAGCCAAAGGTATCAATTTTCTGATCAAGGTTGATAAAAAAGGGAGAAAAATTAAACCTGATGCTTCTTGA
- a CDS encoding TolC family protein has translation MTSCKRTPWFILVILSLFPQLLHATPAEDTPTKWSVQSAVSYALSHNPDTRAALERIAAADADLKAARSAFYPQLDIGLEYNRTNNPMYSFGNILNQGVFKQKNMDFNDPGTTDSLQAKAMLQYRFYNGGRDQAGVDAAQNLSLASGHQNKATRLQLEYSVVRAFCRIVQAGEVIAARQSALKAMTASLAVARARYDEGSLLQEEVLNLEVQQARAQEQLIRAEHSLRLAQRGFLRLLGLKQGPVVLNPQASPVQEIPGDSSIENRAELKALHAQIQMLAAKVRQARGGYKPTADLFGSYQVEKGSTLDEGSGNSWAAGVRLNYTLFNGGRTSAEVERAEAQLREAKEQLHKLELAFNLEKEQALLSLNQEEQRLKVTQKMVRSARESARLSRLRFTEGIVLSSELIETENRLTDALLSHSLARASRKIAIADLRRAVGLHQFFQGE, from the coding sequence ATGACATCTTGCAAACGAACACCATGGTTTATTCTTGTCATCCTCAGCCTTTTCCCTCAACTCTTGCATGCTACACCAGCTGAGGACACTCCTACAAAGTGGTCTGTTCAATCCGCTGTCTCCTATGCGCTGAGCCATAATCCTGATACCCGGGCCGCACTGGAACGCATAGCAGCAGCCGATGCCGATCTTAAAGCCGCCCGCTCGGCCTTTTACCCCCAGCTGGACATCGGGTTGGAGTACAACCGGACCAACAACCCCATGTACTCTTTTGGCAACATTCTCAATCAAGGTGTCTTTAAACAAAAAAACATGGATTTCAACGATCCTGGCACCACTGATTCGCTCCAGGCCAAAGCGATGCTCCAGTATCGATTCTACAACGGTGGTCGCGATCAGGCCGGTGTTGATGCCGCTCAAAATCTGAGCCTTGCAAGTGGGCATCAAAACAAGGCCACCCGACTGCAGCTGGAGTACAGTGTGGTCCGGGCCTTCTGCCGGATCGTCCAGGCCGGTGAGGTCATTGCCGCACGCCAGTCTGCGCTCAAAGCCATGACAGCCTCGCTTGCGGTTGCCAGGGCTCGCTATGACGAGGGGAGCCTGCTGCAGGAAGAGGTACTCAACCTCGAGGTTCAGCAAGCCCGCGCCCAAGAACAACTCATCCGGGCCGAGCACAGTTTACGCCTTGCGCAACGCGGTTTCCTGCGGCTACTTGGCCTCAAGCAAGGCCCCGTTGTCCTTAATCCCCAGGCTTCACCTGTCCAGGAAATCCCTGGAGATTCAAGCATTGAAAATCGGGCTGAGCTCAAGGCCCTACACGCCCAGATACAAATGCTTGCGGCAAAGGTGCGTCAGGCACGGGGGGGCTATAAACCCACCGCTGATCTTTTTGGGTCCTATCAGGTGGAAAAGGGCTCCACACTTGATGAGGGGTCAGGTAATTCTTGGGCTGCCGGTGTACGCCTCAACTACACCCTCTTTAACGGTGGACGAACCAGCGCCGAGGTTGAGCGAGCCGAAGCCCAGTTACGCGAGGCCAAAGAGCAACTCCACAAGCTTGAGCTGGCCTTTAATCTGGAAAAAGAACAGGCGCTCCTTTCTCTCAACCAGGAAGAACAACGGCTCAAGGTGACGCAAAAGATGGTACGCTCCGCCCGGGAAAGCGCCCGCCTTTCCCGTCTTCGCTTTACAGAAGGAATTGTGCTTTCCTCTGAGCTCATCGAAACAGAAAACCGCCTCACCGATGCCCTGCTCAGCCATAGTCTTGCCCGGGCCTCACGCAAAATTGCCATTGCAGATTTACGTCGCGCAGTTGGCCTTCATCAATTCTTTCAAGGAGAGTAA
- a CDS encoding efflux RND transporter permease subunit, producing the protein MSEQQPRHPGFAGRLAATFVSSKLTLIGLVASLLLGLMALSQLPREEEPQIKVPMIDVMVSMPGASSKEVEQRLAIPMEKLLYELPGVEYIYSTSSPGQCLLIARFYVGEDFEKSIVSLNQKLQTNFDRIPHGVSLPLIKPHTIDDVPILALTLHSQSYDHFTLRRLTAQVDDAIKSIFEVAETKIIGGTRRQLRVQFDPLLLAARNLSPADLERHLTQANRQSHSGTLRAENHEILLQTGSFLHSAKEAGRVVVGVHGGNPVYLDEVATIIDGPEEPQSYVLFGAGEGNPEAAVTLSVAKRPGANAVHVVDTVLHKVESLKGSLIPPEVTVSITRDYGETAAEKSNELLYHMAIAVFGVALLILLFLGWRESIIVLLAIPSTLSLTLLLFYLYGYTLNRITLFALIFSIGILVDDAIVVVENIVRHMRLPENKEASLKDIAVAAVIEVGNPTILATWAVIAAILPMAFVGGLMGPYMRPIPIGASAAMVFSLLIAFTVTPWAAIRILRKRGSHGSDTVKGHDPDHAPDDWFTRLYHRIMDPLLAHAGWRLLFFATIIGLLLTSCSMVYFGLVKVKMLPFDNKSEFQIILDMPEGSTLEQTARVATEMALVVGKEPEVVNYQVYAGTASPYNFNGLVRHYFLRSGSTMADVQVNLKGKGERKSQSHDIAKRVRPEIAQIAARYGATVAVAEVPPGPPVLQTLVAEIYGPDDASRVALATKVKEIFASTEGVVDIDWYRQAQRNKLVLTVDKEKAALNGLSEAEISQAIDMGLSGQSLDLFHQPRDKEEIEMVLQLPQTQRARVDNLLNISLRPMANPQAPLIPLRELVQVNTQPVDQPIYRKNLKPVIYVTGDVAGSAESPVYPIFAMNAKIKELNAADFGGQKAPLTIYNLNQPFLEQQPSMKWDGEWHITLEVFRDLGLAFCVVMVLIYMLMVGWFKDYIIPLVVMAAIPFSLIGILPAHWGLNAFFTATSMIGFMAGAGIVVRNSIILVDFIELRLSHGLPLAEAVVEAGAIRFRPMLLTALAVVVGASVILADPIFQGLAISLMFGEIASLLISRMAVPVLYFMVQEHKQKRIHL; encoded by the coding sequence ATGAGTGAACAACAACCCCGCCACCCCGGATTTGCAGGCCGTCTGGCCGCAACCTTTGTCAGCTCCAAGCTCACCCTGATCGGCTTAGTCGCCTCCCTGCTCCTGGGCCTGATGGCCCTGAGCCAACTGCCCAGGGAAGAAGAGCCCCAGATCAAGGTGCCGATGATCGATGTCATGGTCTCCATGCCAGGAGCCAGCTCCAAAGAGGTGGAGCAGCGGCTTGCCATCCCCATGGAAAAACTCCTCTATGAGTTACCTGGTGTAGAATATATTTATTCCACCTCCTCTCCAGGACAGTGTTTACTCATAGCCCGATTCTACGTGGGTGAAGATTTTGAAAAATCCATAGTGAGTCTCAATCAGAAACTGCAGACCAACTTTGACCGTATACCCCACGGGGTTTCACTGCCACTGATCAAACCCCATACCATTGACGATGTCCCCATCCTGGCGTTAACACTCCATTCGCAAAGCTACGATCACTTTACCCTGCGCCGCCTCACCGCCCAGGTGGACGACGCCATTAAATCCATCTTTGAGGTCGCCGAAACCAAAATTATTGGCGGGACGCGCAGGCAGCTCCGCGTCCAGTTTGACCCACTTTTACTGGCTGCCCGCAACTTAAGCCCGGCTGATCTGGAGCGTCATCTGACCCAGGCCAACCGACAATCTCACTCCGGTACCCTTCGCGCTGAAAACCATGAAATTTTGTTGCAGACCGGATCCTTTCTCCATTCTGCTAAGGAAGCGGGCCGGGTCGTCGTTGGGGTGCATGGCGGCAATCCCGTCTACCTGGATGAGGTAGCAACGATCATCGATGGTCCAGAAGAACCTCAGAGCTATGTGCTTTTTGGTGCTGGCGAGGGAAATCCCGAAGCGGCAGTCACCCTCTCAGTGGCCAAGCGTCCGGGAGCCAACGCGGTACATGTGGTCGACACTGTTTTACATAAGGTGGAGAGCCTCAAAGGCTCGCTGATTCCTCCCGAGGTGACGGTCAGTATCACCCGTGACTACGGTGAGACCGCTGCAGAAAAATCAAATGAGTTGCTCTATCACATGGCTATTGCAGTCTTTGGCGTGGCCCTGCTGATCCTGCTCTTTCTGGGCTGGCGAGAGTCGATCATTGTCCTCTTGGCCATCCCCTCCACCCTCTCCCTAACCCTCTTGCTCTTTTACCTCTATGGGTACACGCTCAACCGCATCACCCTCTTTGCTCTGATCTTTTCCATTGGTATTCTAGTTGATGACGCCATTGTGGTGGTGGAAAACATCGTGCGCCACATGCGGCTTCCGGAAAATAAGGAGGCCAGCCTCAAAGACATCGCCGTGGCTGCGGTTATAGAGGTCGGTAACCCCACTATCCTTGCCACCTGGGCCGTCATTGCCGCCATCCTGCCCATGGCCTTTGTCGGCGGCTTGATGGGCCCCTATATGCGCCCCATTCCCATTGGCGCTTCGGCAGCCATGGTTTTTTCGCTGTTGATCGCCTTTACCGTCACCCCCTGGGCGGCAATCCGTATTCTACGAAAACGGGGATCCCATGGCTCCGATACTGTCAAGGGTCACGATCCTGACCACGCCCCCGATGACTGGTTCACCCGGCTCTACCACCGGATTATGGATCCGCTCCTGGCCCATGCCGGTTGGCGTCTGCTTTTTTTTGCCACTATTATTGGCTTGCTGCTCACCTCATGCTCCATGGTCTATTTTGGGCTGGTCAAGGTGAAGATGCTGCCCTTTGACAACAAATCTGAATTTCAGATCATTCTTGATATGCCCGAGGGATCCACCTTGGAACAAACCGCCCGGGTGGCCACAGAGATGGCTCTGGTTGTGGGTAAGGAACCTGAGGTGGTCAATTACCAGGTCTATGCAGGCACCGCCTCACCTTACAACTTCAATGGCCTTGTGCGGCACTACTTCTTGCGTTCTGGCTCCACCATGGCCGATGTTCAGGTCAACCTTAAAGGCAAAGGGGAACGTAAGAGCCAAAGTCATGACATTGCCAAACGGGTCCGGCCGGAAATTGCCCAAATTGCTGCCCGCTACGGTGCCACGGTTGCCGTCGCCGAAGTTCCCCCTGGTCCTCCGGTATTGCAAACCCTGGTCGCGGAGATCTATGGTCCTGATGATGCCAGCCGAGTGGCTTTGGCCACCAAGGTCAAAGAAATCTTTGCTTCCACTGAGGGAGTTGTGGATATCGACTGGTACCGGCAAGCCCAGCGTAACAAGCTGGTATTGACGGTTGATAAGGAAAAGGCGGCCCTCAACGGACTCTCCGAGGCAGAAATCAGCCAGGCAATTGATATGGGGCTTTCCGGACAATCCCTTGATCTCTTCCATCAGCCACGCGATAAAGAAGAGATTGAAATGGTTCTCCAGCTCCCCCAGACACAACGGGCACGGGTCGACAACCTGCTCAATATCTCCCTGCGACCGATGGCCAATCCCCAGGCACCACTGATCCCTCTCCGAGAACTGGTACAGGTCAATACGCAACCGGTGGATCAGCCGATTTACCGCAAAAATCTGAAGCCGGTAATCTATGTAACCGGCGATGTTGCCGGAAGTGCTGAGAGTCCGGTCTATCCGATCTTTGCTATGAATGCTAAGATTAAGGAGCTCAATGCTGCAGACTTTGGCGGCCAAAAGGCACCGCTCACCATCTACAACCTCAACCAGCCTTTTCTTGAGCAGCAGCCTTCCATGAAATGGGATGGCGAATGGCACATCACCCTCGAAGTCTTTCGTGATCTCGGCCTGGCCTTCTGTGTGGTTATGGTCTTGATTTATATGCTGATGGTGGGCTGGTTCAAGGATTACATCATTCCCCTGGTGGTGATGGCGGCCATCCCCTTCTCGCTGATCGGTATCCTACCGGCGCACTGGGGATTGAATGCCTTTTTCACCGCCACCTCCATGATCGGTTTCATGGCGGGTGCGGGGATAGTGGTCCGCAACTCGATTATTTTGGTGGATTTTATCGAACTGCGCCTCAGCCATGGTCTGCCGCTTGCTGAAGCTGTAGTGGAGGCGGGAGCTATCCGTTTTCGTCCCATGCTCTTAACCGCGCTTGCCGTGGTCGTTGGGGCCTCGGTTATCCTGGCTGACCCCATCTTTCAGGGGCTTGCCATCTCGTTAATGTTTGGAGAAATTGCCTCGCTTCTCATCAGCCGCATGGCGGTGCCGGTCTTGTACTTCATGGTGCAAGAGCATAAACAGAAACGAATCCACCTCTAA
- a CDS encoding MBL fold metallo-hydrolase, which yields MQLTFHGAAQNVTGSCHLIECGPTRILIDCGLYQGGRELDEENHNDFGFDPASIDYLLLTHAHLDHCGRIPLLYRRGFRGKILTTGATRELTRLVLLDSARIQEEEARYRNYKAGKRRQHQMVAPLYNTLDALNSLECIAPPVSFGRQQELSPSIRATFYEAGHILGSASILLELEEAGRQQRVLFSGDLGYNGRAILPDPAIPPKADIVVMESTYGNRVHKQLSPSIDELYLAINTTIQRNGNILIPSFALERTQEILYYLREGIEGGKLLRHLPVYLDSPMAISATQIFRNHPECFDEETWSVINAGADPFELPELHITRDTAESMGLKNIRGSVIIAGSGMCTGGRIRHHLRHNLWRKEAAVVFVGFAAEGTLARRIINGEEVVRVLHDQVEVNADIYTIGGFSAHADQNELRAWHAQTGSPEKTILVHGELESMEALAALLTNTSIEMPELHQSVEL from the coding sequence ATGCAACTCACCTTTCACGGAGCGGCACAGAACGTGACCGGCTCCTGCCATCTCATCGAATGTGGTCCAACCCGCATTCTCATTGACTGCGGCCTCTACCAGGGAGGCCGCGAGCTTGATGAGGAAAATCATAACGATTTTGGTTTTGACCCGGCCAGCATCGATTATCTCCTGCTCACCCACGCCCATCTGGATCACTGTGGTCGTATTCCCCTGCTCTACCGACGCGGTTTTCGCGGAAAAATCCTGACCACCGGTGCCACCCGGGAGCTCACCCGCCTGGTCCTGCTTGATTCTGCACGCATACAGGAAGAAGAAGCCCGCTATCGCAACTACAAGGCGGGCAAGCGACGCCAACACCAGATGGTCGCCCCCCTCTACAATACCCTGGATGCGCTCAATTCCCTGGAATGTATTGCTCCTCCCGTTTCTTTCGGCAGACAACAGGAACTCAGCCCCTCGATTCGAGCGACCTTTTATGAGGCAGGGCATATTCTGGGCTCGGCCTCGATTTTACTGGAACTGGAAGAAGCAGGCAGGCAACAAAGAGTCTTGTTCTCCGGGGATCTGGGCTATAACGGACGCGCGATTCTCCCTGATCCCGCCATCCCGCCTAAGGCTGACATAGTGGTCATGGAGTCCACCTATGGGAACCGGGTCCACAAACAACTCTCCCCTTCCATCGATGAGCTCTACCTGGCCATCAACACCACCATCCAACGAAACGGTAATATTCTCATCCCCAGCTTCGCTCTGGAGCGCACCCAGGAAATTCTCTATTACCTGCGGGAAGGGATTGAAGGAGGCAAGCTCCTCCGGCATCTGCCGGTCTATCTCGATTCGCCCATGGCCATCTCCGCCACTCAGATTTTTCGTAACCACCCAGAATGCTTCGACGAAGAGACCTGGTCCGTGATCAATGCAGGGGCCGACCCTTTTGAACTGCCTGAACTGCATATCACCCGCGATACCGCCGAGTCCATGGGGCTGAAAAATATCCGAGGTTCAGTGATTATTGCCGGCTCCGGCATGTGTACCGGGGGCCGCATTCGTCACCATTTGCGCCATAACCTCTGGCGCAAGGAAGCCGCGGTGGTCTTCGTCGGCTTTGCTGCTGAAGGTACTCTGGCCAGACGTATCATCAACGGAGAAGAGGTGGTGCGAGTCCTCCACGATCAGGTGGAGGTCAACGCCGATATCTATACCATTGGCGGCTTCTCCGCCCACGCCGACCAAAATGAACTTCGCGCCTGGCACGCCCAGACCGGCTCTCCTGAAAAAACTATTCTTGTTCACGGTGAGTTAGAATCGATGGAGGCGCTGGCAGCACTTCTGACTAATACCAGTATCGAAATGCCTGAGTTGCATCAAAGCGTTGAACTCTAA
- a CDS encoding OmpA family protein codes for MTNRFSALLAALALLLSLSSVTSAKDTPHSQAGSRYIRMAHNFFVFYDPTITMDVPYKDTGLTRIEAQKYILEKSNASLPPLNWQAGLYPHWKGELWLPGSPMAFKPYYRLHNYQKGGFGQAIGALPTIPQSPPMLQTGLMKLEHLLGLPGRTEIFLFSDGKHMTYPGLEPEPLKEAKLLASRYDICLNIVSSAQTAKDRKLLDDIAAVNSCSQVIDFDTAFDHPEHLFGKLYMDTWGQGFSNILFDFDKSFIRRQHHTQLNSLGRMLKESPELYVVLSGFCDSIGSERYNIGLSQRRAESVQRYLQNNFGISKNRILLYWYGYANPVASNTTPEGRQLNRRVTIVLRGTGK; via the coding sequence ATGACGAACCGGTTCTCTGCCCTCTTGGCCGCCCTTGCCCTGCTGCTGTCGCTTTCCAGCGTAACCTCCGCAAAAGACACGCCCCACTCCCAGGCAGGCTCACGCTACATTCGCATGGCCCATAACTTTTTCGTGTTTTATGATCCCACAATCACCATGGATGTGCCCTATAAGGACACGGGACTGACTCGCATCGAGGCCCAAAAGTACATCCTGGAGAAGAGCAACGCCTCTCTGCCACCGCTTAACTGGCAAGCTGGGTTGTATCCCCACTGGAAGGGCGAACTGTGGTTGCCCGGATCGCCCATGGCGTTCAAACCCTATTACCGCTTACATAATTACCAAAAGGGTGGTTTTGGCCAGGCCATCGGGGCTCTCCCCACCATCCCCCAAAGCCCGCCCATGCTCCAGACCGGGTTAATGAAACTCGAACACCTGCTGGGGCTGCCCGGGCGCACAGAGATTTTTCTATTCTCCGATGGCAAGCACATGACCTACCCAGGGCTGGAGCCAGAGCCCCTCAAAGAAGCCAAGCTCCTAGCCAGTCGCTACGATATTTGCCTCAATATCGTCTCCAGTGCGCAAACAGCCAAAGACCGCAAGCTCCTTGACGATATTGCCGCCGTGAACAGTTGCTCCCAGGTGATTGATTTTGACACCGCCTTTGATCACCCCGAGCATCTCTTCGGCAAACTCTATATGGATACCTGGGGACAAGGGTTTTCCAATATTCTCTTTGATTTCGATAAATCCTTTATCCGTAGGCAACACCACACCCAGCTGAACAGTCTTGGGCGCATGCTCAAAGAAAGCCCTGAGCTCTATGTGGTACTCTCAGGTTTTTGCGACAGCATAGGGTCGGAACGGTATAACATCGGCCTTTCCCAAAGAAGGGCAGAAAGCGTCCAGCGTTACCTCCAGAATAACTTTGGCATTTCGAAAAATCGTATCCTTCTCTACTGGTACGGCTATGCCAACCCGGTGGCCTCCAACACAACCCCCGAGGGACGCCAGCTCAACCGCAGGGTGACTATCGTTTTACGGGGCACAGGTAAGTAA
- a CDS encoding efflux RND transporter periplasmic adaptor subunit, whose protein sequence is MARPFCFTSCLLCLTFACTFSPSLSASTQPQSTQDLALVQVATVELGELPSLIEIAGTLQSKNSAAIAAKVTGIVTKVPVVLGSKVQAGDLLVAISAGEITARVSQAQAQLTQARRNLERERNLLKKKASTEETVKTMQDQYNMALASYNEAQSMLGYTAITAPFDGVITRKEVTPGDLATPGTPLLRLDNNSQLQVRTAVPESLVLNIHPGDKLMVRVEAAQVLTQGRVAEVAPAADPTSRTAPVVIDLDSQPNMRTGQFARVLLPTAGSRGLLIPKSAVVPKGQMDRVFVIEDGRAYLRLVRTGQVYDGMIEILGGLSAGETVAISNNRLLFNGHRVQVQP, encoded by the coding sequence ATGGCTCGCCCTTTTTGCTTCACCTCTTGCTTACTCTGTTTAACGTTTGCCTGTACTTTTTCCCCTTCTCTCTCTGCCAGTACCCAACCACAGTCCACCCAGGACCTGGCCTTGGTACAGGTGGCAACTGTCGAGCTTGGCGAACTGCCCTCGCTGATTGAAATTGCCGGAACCCTACAATCCAAAAACAGCGCCGCAATAGCTGCTAAAGTGACAGGTATTGTCACCAAGGTTCCGGTTGTCCTGGGCTCAAAGGTACAGGCCGGAGACCTGCTGGTTGCCATTTCCGCCGGTGAAATCACAGCCCGGGTCAGCCAGGCCCAGGCGCAACTGACCCAGGCCCGGCGCAATCTGGAGCGGGAACGCAACCTGCTGAAAAAGAAGGCCTCGACTGAAGAAACGGTCAAAACCATGCAGGACCAGTACAACATGGCCCTGGCTAGCTACAACGAGGCGCAGAGTATGCTGGGCTATACTGCTATCACAGCCCCGTTTGACGGGGTCATTACCCGTAAAGAGGTAACCCCTGGTGACCTGGCTACCCCGGGAACGCCGTTGCTTCGACTGGACAATAACAGCCAGCTTCAGGTGCGCACGGCTGTCCCTGAAAGCCTGGTGCTCAACATCCACCCCGGCGACAAACTGATGGTCAGAGTGGAAGCGGCCCAGGTGCTCACCCAAGGCCGAGTTGCCGAGGTCGCCCCAGCGGCTGATCCAACTTCTCGGACCGCCCCGGTGGTTATTGATCTTGATTCCCAACCCAATATGCGCACCGGTCAGTTTGCCCGTGTGCTGCTCCCCACCGCAGGGAGTCGAGGATTGCTGATCCCCAAGAGCGCGGTGGTGCCCAAGGGACAGATGGACAGGGTCTTTGTCATTGAAGATGGACGCGCCTACCTTCGCCTGGTGCGTACCGGTCAGGTCTATGACGGAATGATTGAGATTCTTGGTGGTTTGTCCGCGGGTGAAACCGTTGCCATTTCCAACAACCGTCTCCTTTTTAACGGTCACAGGGTTCAGGTCCAGCCATGA
- a CDS encoding ATP-binding protein — protein sequence MANHSGSGDSWDDLKDAIVGLGERSVRKSYYPELRTKIRDLDEQRIFFRSTLNSIPDGVVVMDADGVIKQANPALCTMFDYMPEELIGQPQIMLYEQNGAKFRHDDFPTAWSRRFVRKDGTAFLGETMENEIYDHEGKLLGTLELVRDLTDQLSEIRRQRQLEEQLRQSQKMAAIGTLAGGIAHDFNNLLAAILGYAELALLKLPPGVTLQREIRQILKAGGKASELVNQILAFSRKETTKRILLQPGVLLKEVIKLLRGTIPTTVTIQEKIATTDRVILANPTQLHQVVMNLCTNAFHAVEDNGGEIALAMETVRKAIPATQDEREWVKISVIDNGCGIDPANIERIFEPYFTTKPSGKGTGMGLAVVHGIVENHEGRILVESVKGKGTTINVYFPVVTGIETPQAQAESRSLVGGSESILVVDDERMVADYLKSFLEQLGYKITVCNDGNAALLAFEQDPQGYDLVITDQTMPGKTGFEIAQTMLALRPELPIILCSGYSSALSPERVTKAGIREFMMKPVSLHDLAPIIRSVLQNEASEQKS from the coding sequence ATGGCCAATCACTCCGGAAGTGGTGACAGCTGGGATGATCTGAAAGATGCGATTGTTGGCCTCGGTGAACGATCGGTACGCAAAAGTTATTATCCCGAATTGAGGACCAAGATCCGTGATCTTGACGAGCAGCGAATCTTTTTTCGCTCGACCCTCAACAGCATCCCCGACGGGGTCGTGGTGATGGATGCAGATGGTGTGATCAAGCAGGCCAATCCCGCGCTCTGCACCATGTTTGATTACATGCCCGAAGAGTTAATAGGCCAGCCACAGATCATGCTCTACGAGCAGAATGGAGCAAAGTTTCGCCATGATGATTTTCCCACCGCCTGGAGTCGACGTTTTGTACGTAAAGACGGAACGGCGTTTCTTGGCGAGACCATGGAAAATGAGATTTACGATCATGAAGGGAAACTGCTGGGTACCTTGGAGTTGGTCCGTGATCTCACAGATCAACTCTCTGAGATCAGACGGCAGCGGCAGCTTGAAGAGCAGTTGCGCCAGTCCCAGAAGATGGCAGCCATTGGAACCTTGGCCGGGGGGATTGCCCATGATTTTAATAATCTTCTGGCAGCTATTTTGGGATATGCCGAACTGGCTTTGTTAAAATTGCCCCCAGGGGTCACGCTGCAGCGCGAGATTCGTCAGATACTCAAAGCGGGCGGTAAGGCCTCGGAGTTGGTTAACCAGATTCTGGCCTTCAGCCGTAAAGAAACGACCAAACGTATTTTGCTGCAACCGGGGGTCCTTTTAAAGGAGGTCATTAAACTGTTACGAGGCACGATCCCCACCACGGTGACCATCCAAGAGAAGATTGCTACTACCGATCGTGTCATCCTGGCGAATCCCACCCAGCTGCATCAAGTGGTAATGAACCTTTGCACCAATGCCTTTCATGCCGTTGAGGACAACGGCGGCGAAATTGCATTGGCCATGGAAACTGTACGCAAGGCGATTCCCGCCACTCAGGACGAGCGGGAATGGGTCAAGATATCAGTCATTGATAACGGTTGCGGCATTGATCCTGCCAATATCGAGCGTATTTTTGAACCCTATTTCACGACAAAGCCCAGCGGCAAAGGCACTGGTATGGGGTTGGCCGTGGTGCACGGCATTGTTGAGAATCATGAAGGACGGATATTGGTCGAGAGCGTCAAAGGCAAAGGGACGACGATCAATGTCTATTTTCCGGTGGTCACCGGAATTGAAACCCCTCAGGCCCAAGCGGAATCGCGGTCTCTGGTTGGGGGCAGTGAATCCATCTTGGTGGTCGACGACGAGCGGATGGTCGCTGATTATCTCAAGAGCTTTTTGGAGCAGTTGGGCTACAAAATTACAGTCTGTAACGATGGCAATGCCGCACTGCTAGCTTTTGAGCAGGACCCCCAGGGCTATGATTTGGTCATTACCGATCAAACCATGCCGGGGAAAACCGGGTTTGAAATCGCCCAGACCATGCTTGCCCTGCGTCCCGAGTTGCCTATTATTCTCTGTTCCGGTTACAGCTCCGCCCTTTCACCGGAGCGGGTCACCAAGGCCGGGATCCGCGAGTTTATGATGAAGCCGGTCTCCTTGCATGACCTGGCTCCGATCATTCGTTCGGTTCTTCAAAACGAGGCGAGTGAGCAAAAGAGCTAA
- a CDS encoding methyltransferase, which produces MKPIRLCYQTVDFGEFDIHIRTLRDKQQYFDPEGAAAKIGISSAAWPLFGVVWDSGYFLADIMVDYPIRGKRILEVGCGIGLASLVLNHRGADITATDHHPEAQAFLDRNTLLNHDRNISFVRVGWNDNVTQALGCFNLIIGSDLLYEEEQAKMLALFIHRYSELHCNVLIIDPGRGHSAKFKRNMNDLGFRFSAEQHRASNEASKPFSGKILSFAR; this is translated from the coding sequence ATGAAGCCTATACGTCTGTGCTACCAAACAGTTGACTTTGGCGAATTTGACATTCACATACGAACGTTGCGAGACAAACAGCAATATTTTGACCCCGAAGGTGCCGCCGCCAAGATAGGCATATCCTCCGCCGCCTGGCCGCTCTTCGGTGTTGTCTGGGACTCTGGGTATTTTTTAGCCGACATTATGGTTGATTATCCCATTCGAGGCAAGCGTATCCTTGAGGTGGGTTGTGGCATTGGATTGGCCAGTCTAGTCCTCAATCACCGAGGTGCCGATATTACAGCAACCGATCACCATCCGGAGGCCCAAGCTTTTCTTGACAGAAACACCTTGCTTAACCACGATCGGAATATTTCTTTTGTTCGGGTCGGATGGAACGATAACGTCACGCAAGCACTGGGTTGTTTCAATCTTATTATCGGCAGTGATCTGTTGTATGAGGAAGAACAGGCGAAAATGCTGGCTCTGTTTATTCATAGGTACTCTGAGCTTCATTGCAACGTATTGATAATCGACCCCGGACGAGGCCACTCGGCCAAATTTAAGAGAAACATGAATGATCTCGGTTTTCGATTTTCCGCCGAACAACACCGCGCCTCCAATGAGGCGAGCAAGCCGTTCTCAGGGAAAATACTCTCTTTTGCCCGTTGA